Genomic DNA from Rhodospirillaceae bacterium:
TTCATAATCGCCCTCAATTTCAGCGATCAGTTCTTCTTCAAAGCCTAACGCCCGACCGAGCGTTACATTATGACCTGTTCAATACTTGCACCCATTGAGTGTCGAAGTCTTCAAAATGACCATCGTCTTGGTTCGGACAGACAAGATATCCGTGACCTCTTCGCGTAACGCGGCCACTAGAAACCCAAAGATTGCCTGCGATAATTTAGGTGAATGAGACGCAACGCGAACAGCATTCGCAACCCGGCCAAACATCTTTGTGCTGTGTTCAAAAAGCACCTTGGCCTCGGGCCCTGCATCTTCATCAGAAATTATTGGTAAATGAGCCATGAAAAATCTCCCGCAATTTAATTTTATCAAACGACGTTACGCTTACACGTACAAATTGACAAGTACAGACAATATTGTATTGTATGCTCCAATTGGTTCCTTAGGGTAATATTTTCTACTTAGACTCATTAGAATATCGATAGGAACTAAAAACCTTCATTGGTTATACAAGATTGCAAGAGGACTCGATTATGGTGGCCATTCATGACATTCCAGATTCTCGACCGTTCCAAAAAGTGCTGACACGTCTCTCAAATAAGTGGAATGTTCTGGTAATCCGTCGCTTGGCAAAGAAAACCATGCGTCATTCCCAGCTGAAGCGGGATATCGGAAATATTTCACAGAAAATGCTGACACAAACGCTCCGGGAACTCGAACGATCAGGATTGATTGAACGCAAGGTTTTCCCTGTCATTCCGCCGAAAGTGGAATATTCCCTGACGGATTTAGGCAAGACTCTCGTCGAACCTTTAAATGTATTGTGCGGGTGGGCAATTGAACATATCGATGAAGTCGAAAGTGCGGTCGAATCTTACGATGTCCGCAAAGAACTTGAACTTGAACAATAGGCACAAATAAGCCGAAAAATGGAGGAAGAGTCCCAAATGGACAGACTAACAATGCTTGATACAGAAATCGCCGATACAACGGCTAAAACCGTTTATGATGCGGCAGTCGACATGCTGGGGCGGGTTCCCCATTCTTATCGCGTGATGATGCATTCACCGCTCGTGTTGATGACACTTCTTCCCTTTAACGCGGTAATGCAACGCGAAGGTGCTGGCAGCATCCTGACCACCAAGCTCAAAGAAATGGTGGTGGTTAAAACGTCCCATGTGAACGGCTGCGAATACTGATTTGCGCACAACACGTCGCTTGGTCAAGCGGCAGGCATATCTGACGAACAAATCGAAGTCATTGGAACGGACGACTATATGGAGTCTGATCTGTTTAGTGATCGTGAAAAGGCGGCAATTCTTTGGGCTGAGCATGTTACTAAAAACACCGCTCGTTCCCGCGATGACGTCTATGAAACCGTTCGCGCTCAATTCAGCGAAGCCGAAATGGTTGAGTTGACGATGATGAGTGGATTGTTCAATTTTTACAATAGGTTCATGGATTCTCTTGGGGTTCCACTTGAGATTCAAGGTGAGGTCGATAAGATCAAGAGATCAGTTAATCTAGACCCTGCACGCGTCAAACAGTACATGCAGACTTTGATTGACAATTGGCCAGATGAATTTCCAACCCCGAACCCAGATGTAACGTAAAAATATTAACGCGGGATGCCGATAAGTACTGATTTCTTGGTCATGTACCAAGTGGTAAGTTAGTACTTGTTGCTCCCGCTCTCGATAAGCATTAACTTAATTTAGTATTTTTAATCGGGATGATATTTTCCCGGGTGTATAGTTGCGAACTTAAGACATCTACGAATTAATTGACCTCGATATAATTTAATTTTGGGCTTCATATGAACGCACCATCAAATCAGGGCGATAATTCAAGTGCCTGCCAAGTTAATGAGGCTGAATCATCTCAACTGCTGATAAATGCCAGTGGCAGTGAAAGCGACCTTGATAATGGTGCTGTCCTTGGTGATCGTTTTTGGGAAACGGACCGAAAACACCGATATGTTTATTTCTCTCCCCCCATTGGCGCGCTAATTTTTCCTGTCAAAGACCTTGTCGGCAATAAGCCTTGGGAGGTCTCTTTGCGCAATCCCGAAATTGATTGGGATGTTCTTCGCTCCATTATGAACAGCCACGAGCCCTTTCATGATTTTAGAATAGATCGTAAGGGTCTTAACAAGCGCGACTTGCGTATGTCTGGGCATCCCGTATTCGATGAACAGGGAGAATTCCAAGGCTATCGCGGTGCCCTTATAGATGAGACCGATGAAGTCAGGTCTCATAAACGGGGCACTCTTATGCAGGAAAGCCTGTTCAACTCTTTGGATGATATTAGGGTTGGGGTCATTCTTTGGGATTCGAACAAAAAATTCGTCTACTGCAACGACTATTACCGAGGAATCCGAGGACCTATTTCCGAAGCCCTGACACCAGGATTTAGTTACGAAGATTTTATTCGGTTAATAGCTAAGAGTGGGCAAATTCCAACGGGTGATGTCCCCGTTGAGGACTGGATTAGAGAAAAAATTTCAGAGCACGATGTCAGCACCTTTAGAGCCGAGTATCAGTTAGACGATGGGCGGTGGTTCAGCCTCAGCAAGCGGCGTCTTGAGTCGGGAGGTGTGATTGATTTTCATATCGACGTAACTCTCATGAAACGCCGAGAATCAGAGGCCCTTGTTGCCAAAGTCGAAGCTGAAAAAGCCAATTTAGCCAAATCGGAATTTTTGTCTTCCATGAGCCACGAATTGCGAACTCCAATGAATGCCGTCTTGGGGTTTGCTCAACTGATGGAGTACGACCCTGTTAATCCGGTTAACGATTCTCAAAGAGACAGAGTTCATCAAATTCTTAAAAGCGGTGAATATCTTTTGGAGTTGATCGACCAAGTTCTCGAACTCAGTAAAATAGAGGCCGGAAAACTTTTGGTTTCCATGGGAAAATTCGCAGCGAAAGATGTGATAGAAGATAGCCTGACTCAAGTGAGGTTGCGTGCCGAAGAAGGTAAAATTGAACTCATTGATCAAACGAACGAAACCTCCCTTCCCGACATTTGGACAGACCCGGTGCGTCTTAAACAAACTCTCCTAAATTTAATATCAAATGCCATTAAGTATAACCACCCAGGCGGAAAAATTACCCTAACCAGTGAAGAGCCAGATGATAAAAAGCTACGCATCAGTGTCGCTGATACGGGAAAAGGTATCTCTAAGGATATGCAAGATAACGTCTTTAAAGCGTTCGAGCGTCTGGGCCGCGAAGCGGGACAAATCGAAGGTACAGGTATCGGGCTTTACATCAGCAAACAGATCATTGAGCAGATGGGCGGACATATAGGCTTCGAAAGTATCGAGGGTAAGGGCAGCACATTCTGGATTGATATTCCCAAATACGCCCCCTGACCCTCATATTCAACTACATCGCAACCGATACATTCCCTAATCTGTCGGTCAGCTTCATATTTTCCGCATAGTCTACAGGCACAGCAATTAGCGCTGGCCCATCTTGAGCAAAAGCTTCTTCTAAGGCAGGCGTTACTCCGTCAGCACTTTCGACCGTCGTGCCCCACATGCCGAATGAATTTGCCAGCATGGTGAAGTCAGGATTGGTGAAGGCCAAGTCTGAATGCTTCCCATTAAAGCCGTTTTGCTGTTTCCATTTGATCAAGCCGTATTCACCATCGACCCAAACCATGCTGACGACGTTCTGCTTCATGCGAACGGCGGTTTCTAGCTCCTGTACGTTCATCATAAACCCGGCATCGCCGCTGATCGACAAGACCTTGCGGTCGGGACAAGCATACTTCGCGCCGATTGCTCCCGGCATGGCGAATCCCATGGTGCAAAAACCGTTGGAGATCAGGCATGTATTGGGCTCAATGCATTGATAATAACGGGATATCCACATTTTATGGGCGCCAACGTCTGAGAGAACAATGTCATTCGGTCCCATAAATTGCCGCACGTCCCAAAGGATTTTCTGGGGCTTAACCGGAAATCCGGTATCATCCTTTTCAGCCTCAAAATCCTTGGTCATGATATCACGGAGCTTTTTCCGGCTGGAGATATCAAATAAGGGAAACTTGTCCTTCGCCCGCCTTTCAAGTTCCTCGTTAATCTGCCAGAGAGCATCCGCCAAATCAGACACAATATCGACGGCAACCTGGAAATCTTTATCGACTTCGGCCGGCTGAAAATCCATATGAACGATGGTTTTGCCGGGCTTTCTGTTCCATGCGTCAGGCGAATACTCGACCAAATCATAGCCGACCGTAATCACAACATCAGCATCATCGAAGGCTAAATTATTATAATCGCCGCTGCCCAAACCCATGGTGTAGAGGCAGTGGTCGTCTGTCATTGGCAAAGCCCCCTTCCCCATGAAGGTGTTAACCACGCCGATCCCGGTGTTATGTGCCAAACGTTGAAGCTGGGTCGCGGCCCGTTTCCGGATGGCGCCATTGCCCGCCAGGATGATTGGGTTCTTTGCCCCCATGATGGCATCGACGGCAGCCACGACCGCTTTGTGATCCGCCGCAGGACGCCGTACCACAGCTGGAGTAATCGGAAGATCGCCAATTTCTTTCTTAGCAATGTCTTCGGGCAATTCGATAACCGTAACACCCGGCTTTTCAGCTTCTGCAATTTTGAAGGCTTTTCGCACGACTTCAGTAATGTTTTCAGCAGCATAAATCGACTGCGCCCATTTGCTGATCGGTTCCATCATGGCGATGGAATCCATGTTCTGATGGCTCTCTTTATGCAGGCGTTTGGTTGATCCTTGGCCAATAATCGCAACAACCGGTGCGCGGTCCATGTTCGCGTCAGCAAGTCCTGTGACAAGGTTCGTTGCACCGGGCCCTAAGGTTGCCAAGCAAACACCGGCTTTACCTGTTAAACGACCGTAGGTATCCGCCATGAAAGCAGCAGACTGTTCGTGACGACACAGCACGAATTCAATCGGACTATCAAGCAACGAAATCATCATGTCGGCGTTTTCTTCGCCAGGAACACCAAAAATCCGCTCAACACCTTCATTTTCGAGACATTTAACAAATAGATCAGACGCTTTCATAACATTCCCTTCCCTGTATTTTTTGTTTTTGCTTCAAAGCTCATCTGAGCGAAGAACCATCATTTTCTGGATTTGCATTTCGTGAATGGTGTGCGGGATACCGCCAACGCCGTGTCCTGAATGGCGAGCCCCTGCGAATGGCATCCAATCGACCCTGAATGCGG
This window encodes:
- a CDS encoding helix-turn-helix transcriptional regulator, which encodes MVAIHDIPDSRPFQKVLTRLSNKWNVLVIRRLAKKTMRHSQLKRDIGNISQKMLTQTLRELERSGLIERKVFPVIPPKVEYSLTDLGKTLVEPLNVLCGWAIEHIDEVESAVESYDVRKELELEQ
- a CDS encoding carboxymuconolactone decarboxylase family protein is translated as MESDLFSDREKAAILWAEHVTKNTARSRDDVYETVRAQFSEAEMVELTMMSGLFNFYNRFMDSLGVPLEIQGEVDKIKRSVNLDPARVKQYMQTLIDNWPDEFPTPNPDVT
- a CDS encoding acetolactate synthase large subunit, which translates into the protein MKASDLFVKCLENEGVERIFGVPGEENADMMISLLDSPIEFVLCRHEQSAAFMADTYGRLTGKAGVCLATLGPGATNLVTGLADANMDRAPVVAIIGQGSTKRLHKESHQNMDSIAMMEPISKWAQSIYAAENITEVVRKAFKIAEAEKPGVTVIELPEDIAKKEIGDLPITPAVVRRPAADHKAVVAAVDAIMGAKNPIILAGNGAIRKRAATQLQRLAHNTGIGVVNTFMGKGALPMTDDHCLYTMGLGSGDYNNLAFDDADVVITVGYDLVEYSPDAWNRKPGKTIVHMDFQPAEVDKDFQVAVDIVSDLADALWQINEELERRAKDKFPLFDISSRKKLRDIMTKDFEAEKDDTGFPVKPQKILWDVRQFMGPNDIVLSDVGAHKMWISRYYQCIEPNTCLISNGFCTMGFAMPGAIGAKYACPDRKVLSISGDAGFMMNVQELETAVRMKQNVVSMVWVDGEYGLIKWKQQNGFNGKHSDLAFTNPDFTMLANSFGMWGTTVESADGVTPALEEAFAQDGPALIAVPVDYAENMKLTDRLGNVSVAM